TGTGAAGGGTGGCAAACCCGAAGAGTACGACGTTTACGGTTTTGAGACGCCAAAGGCATTGCAGACGTTTCGTAAAAAGTATCCCGAGCAAATGAAAATGGCATACAGCTATGCGCTCAGTTCAGGCACGACCAAGGCGGGAAGCCATATTTCTGTGTGCGACGCGGATCATTTTAAGGCGTTTAACAAGCGGGTTAAGGCGTCGGGCATTGAAATTTGAGCAACAACCGAGGGCGGGATCGTCCCCCGTTAAAGTGAATTTTATATTGGGGAGTTAAGGAAAAAAAGAATGATCTACTACATCACCGACCAGACAAAAGGAGAGCCGGATATTTTAACGCCGGTTCGACATGAAACCCTGATTATCAGAACGCTCGACGGGGCTGAAATATTCAGGCAGCAGGCACCACAGGACGGCTGGACGCATGACCAGTTAATCACTGTTCAGCCGGATGATAACGGGGAAGGCTCAGATGCCTATTTAGGTGCTTCGTGGGTTGGTTCAACAGAAGTTTAGTACGAATTGCGGGATCCTCCCGCCATGAAAATCAAGGAGAAACACCATGTACACGCCAGAAATGACAGACACCGGCTACCACAATCCCGATCGCTTCCAGTGGAACGCGGCGGCAGAGGCGGCCTACTGGCAGCAGTGCGAAAAAATAGCCTACACCGATGTGTCAGAAATCACCCTGACGGCATTTATGGATGCGATCGCGCTGATGTACCCAAACGACTGGCAGGGCGACGCGCAGTGCGAATCGTTCAAGCTGGCTGAGATGGTAAGCGGCGACGTGACGGATATTTACGCCAAAATCGGGGATCGCTATTTCACGTTCCGCGACAAGGCAACCATGACCCACACGGCGATTGTTAACCGCATTACTAAGGAGGTGCTAAGCAAGGAAACCACGTACCAGAAATGAAAAAAGCAGACTTTCGTCTGCTCATTCGTGCCGGTTTACCCCTGAGAAAGTTAGACCGGCTTTCAATACTCGATTGGAGTTAAAACTATGAATACTGAAGCACAGATAATTGCATCCCCATTGCCGTTTGTAAAGCCTGAGGCGGCAAAAAAACACCTGCGCATAGTGCGGGAACCTCTGAAAAGTCAGGACATCACAGCGTCGCTCAAGGCGTTGGGGCGTCACATCGCCAAATGCCAGCGCAAGCGCCAGTCCGTCCGAGTTCCAGCTATGCGGGGCAGCGAACTGGGGCAGGTCCTACGCACGCTGGAACTGAAACGGGCTTACGCCTGATGACCTTGCCGCCCTGCGGGGCGGCAATTTACAGACTTTTGAGAGGTGAACGATGGGTAACGCATTGTTGTTTAAAGCAGAGGCGCTGGCACCGGTAATGACCGACGTTAAAAATAACGCCTGTAAACTGTGGTTTCTGGCCGATGAAGGCATATATCTGACCGCTGAAAAGGCGTCATTCGTTAACGGGCATCGGACTATGTCCTATGCCGAAGGATTTGATCCCGATGACTGGAAAGACGCAGGCTTGATGTTTGTCGCCATCAATAACGCAACAGGCGGCTACGGTGAGATATGGGAAAACGTGGTATTGCCGCCGGAAATGCTGGAATGTCTGACAGCGGGCGCAGCCGATCTGGCGGTTGACGTCACTGAAAACGGGTGCGTTTTTACCGCCCGCGCGCGTGAAACGGGCGTGACAGCATGAGCCAGCTATCGTTTGATGCGCTGTTTTCCCCGCCGGAGGCCGTGGCGGTTGAGCCGGTTTCCGTTACGACAGCGACGCCTGCTGACGTGGTTTCATTTTCGCGGCCTGTGCGGGATAGCTCAGTTTCACTGCTGGATAATCACCGGAAAGACTTTGTGAAACTATTCCGTGAAACGGCACGCTATCACAACCGGTATCAGGTATTCAGGGACTTTGTGACAATGGCCGCCGTCGCGTTGGAAAATGCTTTTTTACAGTCTGTCGAGCTGGAGAGTGAATATTTTCAGACGATTGCCGGTTATGAGAAAGGCGACCTGAATCGTATGGCACGCTTACTGGCTTTGGTGACATCGGGGCTGGATGCCGGTATGTGCGATTTTCTGGGTTCCATATTCATGGAGCTGGAGATCGGCAGTAAGGACATGGGGCAGTTTTTTACCCCGTTTTCCCTGAGTGAGCTGATCGCGGGGCTGGTCATGGGGCAGCGCGTTCAGGAACTGGCGGACGGTGCGCCCTATATTACGCTGGATGAGCCGACTTGCGGCGCGGGCGGTATGGTGATCGCGGCGGCTAAGGTGCTGCTAGACAGAGGCTATAACCCGCAGACGCAGCTGCTAGTGCAGTGTACCGATCTCGATCCGGTGGCCGCGCGGATGTGCTACGTGCAGTTGTCGTTGTTGGGGATCCCCGCCTGTGTCAGGGTTGGTAATTCTCTTAGCCAGAAAATCACCCGCGAAATGTATACACCGTTCTGGTATCGCATCAAGGGCAGTCGCCGGACATACTGAGGAGAGGGCAGGGAGCAATCCCTGCTTTTCAGCCCGCGAGAAAAACCTTGTGCACGTAACTGCTGCGGCTGCGCCGCTGCGGTTCTCCCGCATATTACAACACTGCCCGGCCTGGTTAGCTTCATCCGTTTTACCCTTCATTATTTTCTTCCTGGGATGACGCTTCTTAGGGTTCCTGCTGTAGCTCTGCTGACTCCTCAGTTTCTTCCTGTTGTGCTGATTGTCCGGTAAAAAATGCTGGGACTGGGCGTCACCCTTCGGGCACGGCTGTCGTGAACAGAGCCAGCAAGCTGTCTCTGCCCTTCGGGCTTCCATCCTGACGCAACGGAAGGCTTGCAGCGGCAAAGGCCGCGCCACCTGAACTGCCGGTGATAACGCCACCGGCGCTGAGGTCGCCACGGCTTCGCCCGTGTCGGGTGCGTTCATTCTCGCCGGTCCGTTTGTGTGCCATCGCTCAGCCAGCCCTTCCGCTTCGGGCTTAAACGTAGCACCGCCTGGTCATTCCCCAAGGGGTGAAATGCACTGCGCCAAAACTTTTCCTCGTTTCTCGTAAAATTTTTGTCTCCGCCCCTTGTTGCCTGCCTGCGTTGGTACTCCGTTGCCCTTGCCGCGAAAGAACTCACTGAGAGATGGACTCACCACCGAAGGGGAACAACCAGAATGAACACACAAAACGTCAAAACCGCCGCTCCTGAATCTACTGAAAGATGTTCACGGGTCAAACTTTATAACGTCATTGCGGATCAGCAGTCGTTGTTATTAAGACTGGCCGGTTTGTGGAATCTCCAACTGTCAC
This is a stretch of genomic DNA from Enterobacteriaceae bacterium Kacie_13. It encodes these proteins:
- a CDS encoding DUF3085 domain-containing protein, encoding MGNALLFKAEALAPVMTDVKNNACKLWFLADEGIYLTAEKASFVNGHRTMSYAEGFDPDDWKDAGLMFVAINNATGGYGEIWENVVLPPEMLECLTAGAADLAVDVTENGCVFTARARETGVTA
- a CDS encoding N-6 DNA methylase translates to MSQLSFDALFSPPEAVAVEPVSVTTATPADVVSFSRPVRDSSVSLLDNHRKDFVKLFRETARYHNRYQVFRDFVTMAAVALENAFLQSVELESEYFQTIAGYEKGDLNRMARLLALVTSGLDAGMCDFLGSIFMELEIGSKDMGQFFTPFSLSELIAGLVMGQRVQELADGAPYITLDEPTCGAGGMVIAAAKVLLDRGYNPQTQLLVQCTDLDPVAARMCYVQLSLLGIPACVRVGNSLSQKITREMYTPFWYRIKGSRRTY